The Lactuca sativa cultivar Salinas chromosome 2, Lsat_Salinas_v11, whole genome shotgun sequence genome includes a window with the following:
- the LOC111913338 gene encoding uncharacterized protein LOC111913338, translating into MTATASVSSPWIPEDDLLLKNSIEGGASLEALAKGAVKFSRRFTFREIRDRWYSLLYDPDVSAQASARMAELELSGSNPNPSSKFKLDNLKGTEKVLEKRKTGSIRKQYHSWRKRIKNEFFSSQNLGFYEERSLHNYNHPEHKFQDHVTTNHVAPGGDAMLDDCLANNLGFEEKDFEILRQAFPESIGSIATTATTTVIDNHNPNPFHMERCHKSVENDFINGREEEEEGDLFKFPEDISPSRNELIGSFDPIKNATCASETPPNLKTDKPESGFGGKHHFSSPVSDGSASFPLSFSSPSTRLPLWKTLEDVSAPDMPVDDNNAESHQVTEETLPPLPDDSDHIRENKTSPGVVVSLLGNRPNGFINSSGVHEGEYTDLPDSLLNLSNEDDILFMDVDVKDHMKDTMDDVPNQEVDLCNVDVIPGVQDDVASTSTSVSQIESVQLTEGQIICTLNREDPDIPCNDDIFLLIHPSTPFPPCIGQVATTDSMCPLSPSSHEKDEQGIITVRKGKDLTPPCFPRPSALPEFGSVFKREPSEVEYRAPLPVKPNNHLRIPGQTRSMQLHTPLEITRNGMVEEGGAKAELQGLGSPTLYNEMPLPLEVGSVKMIDPESMDDSNVSDQNNSDDDADIPYFSDVEAMILEMDLTHAQESCLASEVVRNEYEGSKKMIIRLEQAARSSFQRALSSQGALAIFYGRRLKHYIKKAEVTIGRSTDDTEVDIDLRKEGRANKISRRQAIIKMETDGSFSLKNLGASSISLNGKEVAHGQVVALSSTCLIEIRGMSFVFETNDKYVRRFLGKQRK; encoded by the exons ATGACAGCAACGGCTTCTGTTTCTTCTCCCTGGATTCCCGAAGATGACCTGTTGCTTAAGAATTCAATCGAG GGTGGAGCTTCACTAGAAGCACTTGCTAAAGGAGCAGTAAAATTTTCACGCAGATTTACCTTTCGTGAAATTCGAGATCGATGGTATTCTCTTCTCTATGATCCCGATGTTTCAGCTCAAGCTTCTGCTCGCATGGCTGAACTTGAACTCTCTGGTTCTAATCCAAACCCATCATCAAAATTCAAACTAGACAATTTAAAAGGAACTGAAAAAGTCCTTGAAAAGAGAAAAACCGGAAGCATCCGGAAACAATATCATTCGTGGCGGAAAAGaataaaaaacgaattttttagcTCCCAAAATCTTGGCTTTTATGAAGAACGCAGCCTTCATAACTACAACCATCCAGAACATAAATTTCAAGATCATGTGACAACCAATCACGTGGCTCCAGGTGGCGATGCCATGTTGGATGATTGCCTCGCGAATAATCTAGGGTTTGAGGAAAAGGATTTTGAGATATTACGCCAGGCTTTCCCAGAATCAATAGGAAGCATTGCTACTACTGCTACAACTACAGTTATTGATAATCATAATCCTAATCCTTTTCATATGGAAAGATGCCATAAGTCTGttgaaaatgattttattaatgggagggaagaagaagaagaaggcgaCTTGTTTAAATTTCCAGAAGATATTTCCCCTTCAAGAAATGAATTAATCGGTTCTTTTGATCCAATAAAAAACGCCACCTGTGCATCTGAAACTCCTCCCAATCTCAAAACTGATAAACCAGAGTCTGGATTTGGAGGGAAACACCATTTCAGCTCCCCTGTTTCAGATGGAAGTGCTTCATTTCCTTTATCATTTTCATCTCCATCAACTAGACTACCTTTATGGAAGACGTTAGAAGACGTTTCTGCCCCTGATATGCCAGTTGATGACAACAATGCAGAAAGTCATCAAGTCACAGAAGAAACATTACCTCCACTCCCTGATGATTCTGATCACATCAGGGAGAATAAAACTTCACCAGGGGTAGTAGTGTCCCTTTTGGGAAACAGACCTAATGGTTTTATAAATTCAAGTGGTGTTCATGAGGGTGAATACACAGATCTACCAGATTCTCTTCTCAACTTGtcaaatgaagatgatattcttTTCATGGATGTAGATGTGAAGGATCATATGAAAGACACAATGGATGATGTTCCTAATCAAGAAGTTGATTTATGCAATGTTGATGTAATTCCTGGTGTTCAAGATGATGTGgcatcaacatcaacatcagTATCACAGATAGAATCTGTTCAGCTTACAGAAGGGCAAATCATTTGCACTTTGAACAGGGAAGATCCAGACATACCATGTAATGATGATATCTTTTTACTGATTCACCCTTCTACTCCTTTTCCTCCTTGTATTGGACAAGTTGCTACAACAGATTCCATGTGTCCATTGTCTCCTTCATCTCATGAGAAAGATGAACAGGGGATAATCACAGTAAGAAAAGGGAAAGATCTTACTCCACCATGTTTCCCAAGGCCAAGTGCTTTGCCTGAATTTGGGTCTGTTTTCAAACGCGAGCCTTCTGAGGTTGAATATCGGGCCCCACTTCCTGTGAAGCCGAATAATCATCTTAGGATTCCTGGTCAAACTAGGTCAATGCAATTACACACACCTCTAGAAATCACCCGGAATGGAATGGTGGAGGAAGGTGGTGCTAAAGCTGAACTTCAG GGTTTAGGAAGCCCAACATTGTACAATGAGATGCCATTGCCTTTAGAAGTTGGGAGTGTGAAAATGATTGATCCAGAATCAATGGATGATTCTAATGTATCGGATCAGAACAACTCTGATGATGATGCTGACATACCTTACTTCTCTGATGTTGAAGCTATG ATACTGGAAATGGACTTGACTCATGCTCAGGAGTCATGCCTCGCAAGTGAAG TTGTGAGAAATGAATATGAGGGAAGTAAAAAGATGATCATTAGACTGGAACAGGCTGCACGTTCTTCATTCCAAAGAGCCCTGTCATCTCAGGGAGCTCTTGCTATTTTTTATGGGCGTCGTTTAAAACACTATATTAAGAAAGCCGAG GTGACAATTGGGAGATCAACAGATGACACTGAGGTTGATATTGATCTAAGAAAAGAAGGGCGTGCCAACAAGATATCTAGGCGCCAG GCTATTATAAAAATGGAAACAGATGGATCATTCAGTCTAAAAAATCTTGGGGCAAGTTCAATCTCATTAAATGGCAAAGAAGTCGCTCATGGACAGGTGGTTGCACTAAGTTCAACTTGTTTAATTGAG ATAAGGGGGATGAGTTTTGTGTTTGAGACGAATGACAAGTATGTGAGACGATTCTTGGGCAAGCAACGAAAGTAA